In Desulfurobacterium indicum, the genomic window AAGAAACTTCTTTTTTTTCTGTGTCCCAATATGACTAAATCGGTATTTTCTTCTATTGCTGTTTCAAGTATCTTTTCCACAGCTTTTCCCATTTTTACATGGTAGGAGGCTTCTATACCGTACTCTTCAAGAAGAAGTTTCCACTTTTTAAAGCCCTCTTCTGCTTTCTTCTTTTCCTTTTCAAGCTCACTCTTTAAAAGTTCTCCTGTTTTTGGAACTATAACTTTTTCGGGTTCTATTACGTAGAGAAACACAATCTCTTTGAGTCCTGCCTTTTTAAGTTTTATCAATTCTCTAAGTATTCCGAAGGAAAATTTTTCAAAGATTGTTGGAAATAGCACCTTCATCATTACCCCCTTTATGTTTTAAACTTTAACTATTTTATCAAAATAGTAACCGTTTTTGAGTTTTTCTGCTATTTCTCTCGCCCTTTTTATGGAAGATTGTCTGAAACTTATTTTGTAATTTATACCGTTCACTATTACGGTTCCCATATTTCCTTTTATTGAATTGAATGGACAGGTGCTTATACATTTTCCGCAGAACATACAGTTAGGTAAAAATCCTTCCGATTTTGAGAATGCATTTGCCGGACATGTCTCTTCCACCATGCATTGATAACAATTTCTACAGGTTTCTTTTATGAATTTGAAGCTTTCATCAAATTTCCACACGTCTTCGTATGTTATGGTAGATATAACTTTTCTTCCTATAACATTTGCAACCGGCAAGGGTATGTTTTTTTGTCTTTTATTCAATAAATTTACGTAAGTTTGATAATTATCTATCGGTTTTTTTATCCCCAGACCAACATAATATTCGACTCCTCCTCCGGTTTTAAACAGGCCAAAATAGTTTCTGTTTACCTTCTTTAAATCACATATTACCGAAAGGTTGGGTTTTTGGGGAGTGCTTCTTGTTCCGTTTCCTGTTACGATGCCGGTTGTTCCTGCGATGAAGATTTTTTCTCCTTCATGTATTTTAAAATGTTCGAGCGGATTTAGGGTTCCGCATCCTGAGAATGTGAATTCTCCAGGATTTAACGTGTCGG contains:
- a CDS encoding homocysteine biosynthesis protein: MEGVFTIEELQQKLPDYGKVEAVTCATFAVVSAVSLIFEFPFAEAGKFKKAIKITIEGEETLVGPAPNETLGIADGIASRPIFIEKLLEGEKVKSVVTGEKIDGTKEIIERELTLKDFSYAKLLFTRVCVKNYMGFISEKPVKTIFSADTLNPGEFTFSGCGTLNPLEHFKIHEGEKIFIAGTTGIVTGNGTRSTPQKPNLSVICDLKKVNRNYFGLFKTGGGVEYYVGLGIKKPIDNYQTYVNLLNKRQKNIPLPVANVIGRKVISTITYEDVWKFDESFKFIKETCRNCYQCMVEETCPANAFSKSEGFLPNCMFCGKCISTCPFNSIKGNMGTVIVNGINYKISFRQSSIKRAREIAEKLKNGYYFDKIVKV